The Syngnathoides biaculeatus isolate LvHL_M chromosome 6, ASM1980259v1, whole genome shotgun sequence genome has a window encoding:
- the syt19 gene encoding synaptotagmin-5 isoform X2 encodes MMLLSSSYFSGRLLSSAGVLRFPFSAAVKYSILSLSVALLLIALGILAWQAFRCFRRPAPIHPLPEAVNRDLLHTDDVSEITRQYKGMPTIKVEDVDTDILKSTEQRGEDKKFDGWLHYSLYYDDQQHHLVVTVLEVEGLHQERQTCSLQLFVQVKLLWTGPEMEGPYIDEGGKGKPLTLCTVLQDWRTRIVKGTCNPLFGDQFSCILHNEKELEHIDLRMEVRDFDKFSRHTALGEVRTPLRRLNISYPLELKGKLNTPRKDLVGEVLLSLKFLPTSQRIEVGVLKVRTVHKELHLDAALYVRISVQCNQCKLKYQKTSAVLRGTMTVFNEVLVFSLPELPLQECKILVNVFETHSSRKSSKNLIGQLTVNKDKNSENEHWALILRSIRQPIARWHSLLI; translated from the exons ATGATGCTCCTATCATCGAGCTATTTCTCCGGGAGGTTGCTGTCATCTGCTGGTGTTCTGAGGTTTCCCTTCTCAGCTGCAGTTAAGTATAGCATCCTCAGCTTGTCAGTCGCTCTTCTTCTTATAGCGTTGGGTATCTTGGCCTGGCAGGCCTTCCGATGCTTCAGACGCCCAGCTCCCATCCACCCTCTGCCTGAAGCAG tgaaTCGTGATTTGCTGCACACCGATGATGTATCTGAAATAACAAGACAGTACAAAGGAATGCCAACCATCAAG GTCGAGGATGTTGATACGGACATCTTGAAATCCACAGAACAAAGAGGAGAGGACAAG AAGTTTGACGGCTGGCTCCACTATTCTTTATACTACGACGACCAGCAGCACCATCTTGTGGTGACTGTCTTGGAGGTGGAGGGGCTTCACCAAGAAAGACAAACCTGCAGCCTCCAACTGTTTGTCCAAGTGAAGCTGCTTTGGACTGGACCAGAGATGGAGGGACCTTATATTGATGAAGGG GGTAAAGGGAAACCACTCACCCTGTGCACAGTTCTGCAGGACTGGCGCACTCGCATTGTAAAAGGGACGTGTAACCCCTTGTTTGGAGACCAGTTCAGCTGTATTCTGCACAATGAAAAGGAGCTGGAGCACATCGATCTCAGGATGGAG GTGAGAGACTTTGATAAATTCTCCAGACACACAGCATTGGGAGAGGTGAGAACCCCTCTACGACGGCTGAATATCTCCTACCCTCTGGAGCTGAAAGGAAAGCTCAACACTCCccgcaag GATCTTGTAGgggaagtgcttttgtcattgAAGTTTCTTCCAACTTCTCAGAGAATTGAGGTCGGGGTGTTAAAGGTTCGAACAGTCCATAAGGAGCTGCACTTGGATGCAG CCCTCTATGTCAGGATCAGTGTGCAGTGCAACCAGTGCAAGTTGAAGTACCAGAAAACCTCTGCAGTGCTACGTGGCACAATGACCGTCTTCAATGAAGTTCTTGTTTTCTCCTTGCCAGAACTTCCTCTGCAAGAGTGTAAAATTTTGGTCAACGTTTTTGAGACTCACTCAAGTAGGAAATCATCCAAGAACCTCATTGGACAGTTGACTGTGAATAAGGACAAGAATTCCGAAAATGAACACTGGGCTCTTATACTCCGCTCAATCCGCCAGCCGATAGCGAGATGGCATTCTCTACTTATCTGA